The Streptomyces bacillaris sequence AGCTTCGATTGCTTCGAACCGAGCGGGGTGAGCTACATGGCGACCAAGGACACCGGCGGCGGACAGCAGAAGGCGACGCGCTCCACCGAGGAGGTCGAGGAGCAGGCGCAGGACGCGCAGGCGTCCGAGGACCTCGCGGAGCGCCAGGAGAAGCTGAGCGACGATGTCGACTCGGTCCTGGACGAGATCGACGACGTCCTGGAGGAGAACGCCGAGGACTTCGTCCGTTCCTTCGTTCAAAAGGGTGGACAGTAGTTCACGAGTGTGAACGCCCGGGAGGGTTCCGGGCGACCGTAGTGCCCGGGGGAGACGGGGTGACGGCGACCGCCACGGCGGCCGCCGTCACCCCGCTCGCCACCCGGAGGAGCGCCACCGGCCGACGGGCGCGGGATCCGCGCAGATCCCTCCGCCGAACATGTGGATCACCGCCCCCGGGCGGGTAGGGTCCGTGGCGTACGTCGCTTGAACGGCAATTCGGCCATCGGCAAGTTGGGGGATGATCCTGACTCTCTTGCGCAGGGCCATCGCATACCTGGAGGGAAACGCGTGGAAGCCAACACTCGTAGCACCGGGCGTCTACCAGCTGCCTTCCTGACGCCGGGGTCGTCCTCGTTCATGGACTTCCTGGCCGACCAGTCGCCCGAGATGCTCCCGGGCAACCGGAGCCTGCCGCCGCTCCAGGGGGCGATCGAGGCACCGCACGGGACGACCATCGTGGCGGCCACCTTCCCCGGTGGCGTGGTCCTGGCCGGCGACCGGCGCGCCACCATGGGCAACATGATCGCGCAGCGCGACATCGAGAAGGTCTTCCCGGCCGACGAGTACTCGGCGGTGGGCATCGCCGGCACCGCCGGACTGGCCGTGGAGATGGTCAAGCTCTTCCAGCTGGAGCTGGAGCACTTCGAGAAGGTCGAGGGCGCCCAGCTCTCCCTGGAGGGCAAGGCCAACCGGCTCTCCACCATGATCCGCTCCAACCTGGCCATGGCCATGCAGGGGCTCGCCGTGGTCCCCCTCTTCGCGGGTTACGACGTCGACCGCGAGAAGGGCCGCATCTTCTCGTACGACGTCACGGGCGGCCGCTCCGAGGAGAACGGTTACGCCGCCACCGGCTCCGGGTCCATCTTCGCCCGGGGCTCCATGAAGAAGCTCTACCGCGAGGATCTGACGGAGGAGCAGGCCCTCACCCTCGTCGTGCAGGCGCTGTACGACGCCGCGGACGACGACTCGGCGACCGGCGGCCCGGACGTGGCCCGCCGGATCTATCCGATCGTCACCGTCATCACCGACGAAGGCTTCCGGAGGCTGAGCGACCAGGAGTCCTCCGACATCGCGCGCTCCATCCTGGAGCGCCGCCTGGAGCAGCCCGACGGCCCGCGCGCCGCGCTGCTCTGATCCGGACTCCGAGCCTCCCCAGAAGCACTCGTCACTGACAGAAAGGGACGGATAGCCGGTGTCGACGCCGTTCTATGTCTCACCCCAGCAGGCCATGGCCGACCGGGCGGAATACGCCCGCAAGGGCATCGCCCGTGGTCGCAGCCTCGTTGTGCTGCAGTATGCCGACGGCATTGTGTTCGTCGGCGAGAACCCGTCCCGCGCGCTGCACAAGTTCAGCGAGATCTATGACCGGATCGGCTTCGCGGCCGCCGGCAAGTACAACGAGTACGAGAACCTCCGCATCGGCGGTGTCCGCTACGCCGATCTCCGCGGATACACCTACGACCGGGACGATGTGACGGCCCGTGGGCTGGCCAACGTCTACGCCCAGACGCTCGGCACCATCTTCTCCAGCGCGGCCGAGAAGCCGTACGAGGTGGAGCTGGTCGTCGCCGAGGTCGGCACGGCTCCCGAGGGCGACCAGATCTACCGGCTGCCGCACGACGGTTCGATCGTGGACGAGCACGGCTCGGTCGCGGTCGGCGGCAACGCCGAGCAGATCAGCAGCTTCCTGGACCAGCGCCACCGCGACGGCATGACGCTCGCCGAGGCGCTCAAGCTGGCCGTCCAGGCGCTCTCCCGGGAGCCCGGGGGCGGCGAGCGGGAGATCCCCGCCGAGCGCCTCGAGGTCGCCGTGCTGGACCGTACGCGGCCCCAGCAGCGCAAGTTCAAGCGGATCGTCGGCCGCCAGCTGGCCCGGCTCCTCGAAGCGGAGACGGCGAGCACCACCCCGACGGACGCCCCGTCCGACGTGGAGGAGACCGACACCACCGGGCCGGACACCGA is a genomic window containing:
- the prcB gene encoding proteasome subunit beta — its product is MEANTRSTGRLPAAFLTPGSSSFMDFLADQSPEMLPGNRSLPPLQGAIEAPHGTTIVAATFPGGVVLAGDRRATMGNMIAQRDIEKVFPADEYSAVGIAGTAGLAVEMVKLFQLELEHFEKVEGAQLSLEGKANRLSTMIRSNLAMAMQGLAVVPLFAGYDVDREKGRIFSYDVTGGRSEENGYAATGSGSIFARGSMKKLYREDLTEEQALTLVVQALYDAADDDSATGGPDVARRIYPIVTVITDEGFRRLSDQESSDIARSILERRLEQPDGPRAALL
- the prcA gene encoding proteasome subunit alpha; the encoded protein is MSTPFYVSPQQAMADRAEYARKGIARGRSLVVLQYADGIVFVGENPSRALHKFSEIYDRIGFAAAGKYNEYENLRIGGVRYADLRGYTYDRDDVTARGLANVYAQTLGTIFSSAAEKPYEVELVVAEVGTAPEGDQIYRLPHDGSIVDEHGSVAVGGNAEQISSFLDQRHRDGMTLAEALKLAVQALSREPGGGEREIPAERLEVAVLDRTRPQQRKFKRIVGRQLARLLEAETASTTPTDAPSDVEETDTTGPDTDTGTGSSSGSTEE
- a CDS encoding ubiquitin-like protein Pup; protein product: MATKDTGGGQQKATRSTEEVEEQAQDAQASEDLAERQEKLSDDVDSVLDEIDDVLEENAEDFVRSFVQKGGQ